The Malus domestica chromosome 17, GDT2T_hap1 genome contains the following window.
AAATGAGAACGAGATTAGTGGGTTACCGACACAGGGAGCCTCTCCATCCTCTGAGCCAACTTTCTGGCATATGGGTCCTTAATTTTCTCAACCTCCTTTGGAAGGAACGATGGGAACCCATTATTTGTACCTGCACCCCTCATATTGATCACCACACTCCTAGAGCTTCCATCTTTCTTTGCCATTAACGTACCCACCATCGCTTCCGGCGGTGGCGACGGTGGCGCAGAACACCACATTAGCGGCATCATTCTGATTCTTCCGTTGATCTGGCAGCAGCAGAATGCCGTGCGGATTGTGCAGCTGGTTTTTGCTTTCCACTGGAAGTGAaaaactagagagagagagagagtgtgtgggTGCTGccaaatagaaaaacaaaacaaaacagaaaggaGAGGGGATTTCTACTTGGATTGCTTAGGGCGTGACAGCACAGTAAGGTGCTCagaaaattttcaacttttacAGCCGTCGTTTCGTTGAACGGCTTGTATCAATTTAAGAAGAGCAACTAACATTAAACACATTCACTGTTACGTCTCATCTTGATTTACACACTTGATGGCGAACTCGTCTAAATTTACCTTACGTGCAAACCTCCGACAACTGGATGATAAAAGTGAATTTAGGTTGACAAGGGGTATCAGATGTCAAATTTTGAGATGGGCTAAGTCTTCATACTATATATGCTATGTGTGCGAGAGCAGCAACTCGTATAAGGCAACTAACTCTATCGCATGACATTAACATGGATTAGATGATCAACTAAATATAGAGAATCTTGCTATATTGTAAGGGGTGTCGGACGAGAAATTTTTCTCAGTCACTGGTATTCAAACGGATACTCTACGTTGAGAAGTTTGAGTTCTGATCTGTGCATAGGCAGTGATCATAGAAGGGTCGATCAGAGGACTTGACATCTTCTTCAATGGTGTAAAGAGGAGGAGTTCCGTGGGAAGaggaaaattataaaaaaaaagaaagaaaagaagaagattgaATGGATTATCCTGAACCCGCCTCCGACATTATCGCACAAACCATTTATGATGACCGCGTCTAGGTGGATTGTGGTGTGTCATAAATAAGTGGaggggcacaaaaaaaaaaagttgtcacTGTAACGAAGTTGAATCTTGTACAGACTTGATATGttaattttagtttaatttagttTAGTTTTAGTTTAGTTTGAAATGCAAATTTTGAGCTACTACTGATATTTCCGGTTGCATTGGCATAAAAGTCGCATTGGTGTTGATGGTTGAAAATTGGCTGTCGACGCTGGTGGGGCAACTATTGGTCTGTTCTTGCTCCTGGAATCCGTGGAGCAAGTCTAGCACAATACTTGCTAATGGAACATAATATTTACAACTACCCTTTTCTATCCTTGTCCTCCTGTACCCTTCCAAGACGCAGTACGCAAAAACAACAATATTAAGGGAGTTGCTTGTCGACTACCTAACACACTCTTCCTCCTCTTTTATCCGGGCTTAGGACCGGTAGTGTAAAATAAACTTATACAAGCAAAGTTAAGATACAGTACACAACTAACCTTGTATTTTTTCACATAAACCTTCACTTTTCGGTTATTTAGCTGTTAGTTTTTGCTGTGCGAGAAAAGTAAAGGTTTATGTAAAAATTTCTTTGGAGATTCAGCTTTGCCCCGACCAAGCTCACAGGTCATTAATAAAATCATTCATACAAAGGTCCAGTCCCTCTCGTATGATGGGTACAACCGGTCTCTCGCGGGTTCTACTACCGGTCATGTGTTAAATACAGTTGGCAGACACAAAGAATATCtccatttaaagagacaaataAAGGAACGACTAAATCAAGTAGTTGGAAAATAAATGAGGTTGAAGAAGtgagaaaaacagaaaacaattGATTTTTGCTGCAATGGTGCAAAATACTCTTTCAATGTCACTTGTATTTGTAATTTGAATGGGGTTCTTGGGAGGCATGACTCAGCCCTTCGGACTTCTTCTCAGCCACAAAAATCAGACAGAGTAGGTCTCCATTTATATCTCCAACCACCACTAGGGACCTAACATTACATTACAGGACATTGATGGCATTTCCTAACAAAAGCAAACTTCTCCAGGGACCTACAGGTAATAAAAGTTAGCAGTCCGGTCCTTGAGTCCTTGTCAAACGTGAACTGGAAAATTCTGTTAACCTGGACTGGACCTAAAAAACTGAAACACAATGTACTTGTGACTCCATTTTGACTAGTCTTGCTGAACAATCTTACTGCGACTTGGACATCAACTTCGAGAGGAAAATGCGGATGCAGCGGATAATATATCCACGTATGTATATCTTGCTCACGTGACttcctttattttgtttgtgAGTGAAGTGATTGCTCAAATAAATTAGCCTTTCAAGCCTTTTTGAAGAATTTTTCGTGCAACCAGTGATTACCGTATGTCTGTCTCAAGCGTCACTTGACCTTATGATGAATCACCAGTAACAAGAGATGAAACTTTGAGTTGGTATGGACTACTGGGGCCAAATCTACTCACATGGTATCATAGTCTTGAGTTTGCTGCAACAGCTGAGGCATAGAACTTTATGACAGAATCACCACCCAATTTTGACAAACTTGAAGAGAAACATATTCGGCAAAAGCACATAAAGTTGCATACGAAAATCTGCTTCGCTCAATCTTATATCAGTTAGGACAGCCAAAGCAGAGGTCAGAAAAATAAACCGAATTCATCACATTAAAAATGATACACACGCGAAAACTTGCTTCATTCAATCTTATATCAGTTAGGATATCCAATGCAGAGGTCAGAAAAGTGAACTGAATTCATCACATTACAAACGTTACACACACGAAAACTACCGAGGGAAAGAAtcccttttcaattttcatggGGGAATCCTGGCCAGTTGTAACAATCAAAACATATATGAGCATGAAATGAAAAGCCTTCCTCTGCTGTAAATAATAACATGACAATAGTCACAATACTACTTATTATGCTGTCACCTCCTGCTGGAATTTTGTAATGATTTCGGGGATCCCTCAAAGAGATCCAAGAGGTAATTCTGCAAATCGTCCGCACTGTACTTGATGAGCTTGTCACTTACGTCGTTTGAATGTCTTCCCACAAATGTCCTATAAGCTTGGATTACATTCAGGGATGCTGAGATTTGCACATCTTCTCGAAGCTGAGGATCCGGAATGAACCATGTTGTTTGGCTCTTGTAGATCTCTTCGAACACAAGATAAAAGCTGCGGAGCCTttccttgagggtttttgagATAGAATTTGTACCGGGATTCTGAATGCCCTCCTCTTTGAGCAAATTAAGGATGGAACTCCAACTAGATCTCTGGTAGTTCAATGCTTGCTGTTGAACTTTCCCGTTGCACTTCCTAAGCCAGCCGTCTCCGAAAATGGGCCTCAGTTCATCCCCCTTAACCTTCTGAGCCATGTACCGTAAATTGTTCATCAAAAATACGTGTTGCAAGGAAGGATCCTTGTATAACCTGGACTTTTCGTCAAGGTTGCCTTCCAGAGTTGAAGTAAGTGATCGGAAGTGGCGAACCATTGGGAAAATTCTGCCTGGAGAATCAGTGGGTTTGTTCTCCTCGTCTGAGGTAGGACTCATGTCAGGCGACAGCGAAATGGAATCAGCATCAGTACTGTCCTCGAAGAGATAATTAAGGGTCTCTCCATAGTCTGTGAGAATCCTCAAGTAATTCATCACATATTTGGTGAGAGGATGTATTCCTCCTCCAGCAACAGGGTTAGTCGAGGGGTTTGATGCAATGGCGCTCTCGAATTTACTAAATGTTGCCTTCACAGACTCACCCAATTTCATCAGAACCTCATGACACTCAATTCTTACAGAAGAACCAGCCTCGTCTGCGTATAAAGCATCTATGTCGGGAAGAACATCTGCAAGCACCTCATACATGTCAAGAATGCGGAACAACTTTTCCGGTTGGTGGGGGCCAATAGACATGGCTTCACCAAAATTCAGAAGCTGCAGCATTGAAGCCTTTGATGCCTCAACAAAACAATCCAAATAAATCGCTCCAAGCTCCCCAAAAATCTGATCGCTGAGCGATCTCTCGCTAGCTAGATAAACTCGCACGAAGATCTTCATACCCCAGACCCATCTTCTGATTTTGGAATTCAAGGAGCCCCAGTCCATCTTCAGCACATCCTCAATACTCAGCTTCTGGATTTCGAGAATGGAGAGGCACTCATCCAATGCCTCCTTTCGGATGATGGTATAAGCTTGCATGCATTCCTGATCATAATTGCAATTGAACATCAAATTTGCAATGCCTCTGAGCTCAGGAACTATATCCGGATGAACCAAATCAATGATGACTTCCTCAGACGCTCTGCTGACACTATCCGTTTGAAGTGAGTCCTCAATCGAATCATCCCCAAAAGAGATTATCGAGCTTCCATCCGCAATATCCTCTTCACTCGAACGAAAAGACATGTGCTCGGGTTCAAAGGGTTGCCTGTTCTGAACAAGCATGTACTTGAACTCTTCCTCTAGCCTAGCCATTGCCGTTTGAAGAACATCATGAGCTCTATGTAACACCTCATACTCTTCATCATTTTTATCCAAACACGACCTTTCCAATCTTTCGATCAATCTCCGAGCCTCCTCCACAGCCTTCATATACTCCAGAGACTCATTCGGGCTCGAATCCCATATCATAGACTGATCAGCCTCCCAACTCATGATCCTCTCCTGAATCCAATTAAGGCGATCTTCGACCTCACTGATCTTTTTATCCTTATTCTCATCATCTCTCTCACTGAGTCCCATCATGCTGGACAATTGGGTGCCAAGATTAGCCAAAATCTCCCTCTCACCATCTGTAAGGTTCTTCTTCGACCCCAAGGCCCTCACTATGTTCTTTGCCGCGGCAATCAAATCGCATTCTCCTTCCATTTCCGGGTTCATAGATTTACAATCCCCCCTCAACATACaataaaaacacctaaaaatgaACCAACAAATCCAACTCAAATCTTTTCGGTTTTGGGATCAAGGACAACAGTTGAACTTCAGGCCCTTCCTAGTTCAAAATCCTTACCAAGGTACAAGAAACAACTTCAGCAATTGAACCAAAACCCTccaattttatcaaaaaaacagaaaagtaaaaGATACCCTTTTGGTGGAACAACTGCAGAATCAAAGCTTTTTGCATCCACTGAAGTAGTCTATGTTGAAAATTGGCAAATACCCAACAAACACCACTCTCCAAAATTAAGTGGGAACCCAAAAGGCGATTGAGGATAAGAAAAGTCCTGCAATCAAAAGGAATCGTCAAATTAGAATAAAGGGGCaatctttttatcgtcgaattaGCAAAAAAGACCAGTCTTTTCAAAAAGTTGGTCATCAGTGGCAAATGGCAATCACCATAAACAATACGATGCAGAAAAAACAACCCCAAAGTTGAACCCAAAAAAGCAATTAACAGTAGAAAAAAACGGAAATCTTACCTCTTACTCTTTGCAGGATTCGAACTTTTTGCAGGTTGCAGATTTGCAATACGTACAAAAAGGAGAGACCCCAAAATTCTGCTTCAGAAATGGTTGAAGCAAAAGATGTAGCAGCCAGCAAAAGCATTCAGATGAACTGTACGGACATTTTCTCTGGGAAAACACAGAGAAGCCAACTTTCTCGGATAAGAATTATTGGGCTCTACTTTGCGTAACCTTTCTCGATTTGTCTTTTGCACTTTacggtctgttttttttttaataacgcCAATTGGGCTTGGATGCTTTGACCTGCTCGGTTTGAGTCTACCCTCCGCCTAGTAATGCAAACaacaatgctttttttttttttttttttaagtttattattAACGTTAGGGTGTGGTAGTTCGAAATTATTATCTCTATTAATCTTTACTGattaataaaacacttattattaatcaaaattttataaaattatcaatttaaccctctaattaaaatagaacatgaataagaaatatggaacagaaatataatttcacacaatcaaattttggtttttttttttcaaaacctcacatacatgtaatcataacatatttctaaataaaaaataaaaaaacttctcactcccacattctctctatcactctcttcctctctccttctattttaaaaacaaaaataaaaaattttctcacacactttgtgtgtgcccatatgctagtttgTTCTATAAAGAGAACCCTCCTTGTTAACTTTTTGCCCctcttttttcctattttgccctcattttgatacacaatattgaCATGAGGAGGGCAAAAcagtaattttgtatcttttgagaaaatgacaatcatgtccctatttttcctatttcacccttattttaaaaaaatgacaatcatattcctattttttcaatttttccctcacttttgatacacaatatttacataaagaagacaaaacattaattatgtaatattaaaaaaaaatatgcacttattatcattatttcatacactttttaaaattttaaaaattaatcacactccttaataaaaaacaaaaaataaaatgaaattgttcacacacacaaagtgtgtgctcaTCTGCTAATAATAATTAAGAGAAGATAATTTTGAATTCGAGATGTTAGAAACCAACACCCTGCTATGCTTAACGAacaatattatattttaataaaaaaagaatattaTATGAACAACTTATCTAAAAACCGAATATGTGACGTATTATTAGAAATTTAGCATAATGTTAGTCTTACCAGTTAACATGGAGGTGCCTCCACTTCTCAGGTGgacattatttaataaaatcacatattTCGATTTATTTGATATAAATCACACACACCAACTTCTTGTGCTTGAAGAATATTTGCACAAACCAAAAACCTCTATATACTTTACTATTGTTTTTGAAATCACTAGTTTTCTTTTACATAGTTCATGCCAAAGTAATCTTTAAAAATAATACCAGAGTTGTCAaatttagttctcaaatttgttCACTAATTGATTTGTTAATATTAAATATGTTACTTGTAAGTACTAATACTAGATTTCTAGTAAACatatttaaatcaatttaataATGACATTATTTTGCAAACGAAAATTGgtgaaatttattttgttagttTAAATTCGTGTATACacattaacaaaataaaatcgTGTATATAGACATATTAACATAGTTTTTGAAAATTGCTTATATTTTCTGTAGCATTTAAataattcattaaaatattaatttgtttAAATCAAACATAAACGCATGTTAAACATGTGTATGTGTACTTACTTTTCACGCATGAAtgtttcacatatttttcaagaAAGCTATCTTGTAATACTTTTAGTAACTATATTCCGTATTACCAAAACTAATGGTACTCAATTTTATTGCGTAAGGTATCTGTCTTTCCTTCTAAAAAAAAGgtatttgtttttcaattaaaGATGGGTCTtagtaatttcatttttttaataactttctttttaaagacatttttctaataattaaaataataattttcaaaatgaattcctgtcctggaagtcattttcaaaatgaaaaagagtaaaggaggcagattctctgccctttCGTGCCTTTTtgtttatgtggtcacggttaagtcacgtcaacattttatattactatttctttttgtcttattatatctataaaaaataatataaaatatttacgtggcttaaccgtgaccacgtAAAATAGGAGGCACAGGAAGTGGAGGGCAAAGAATCTACTTCCAAAAGTAAAAGTTGATTCCTTCCTcatgtgccctcctgtttgtgtggtcacggttaagtcatgtcaacattttatattactattcatttttgttttattatctctataaaaaaaataatataaaatattaacgtgacttaaccgtgatcacacaaaacaggagggtacGGAAAGtgagagggcagagaatctgcttTTGTCAATATATTGGCTATTTACAGAGACATCTGTCGTTGTCACCTTCACTACCTATCTCACCATAGTCATCGTCTCCAATTTCTCCACTTACAcacaatattatatatatatatatatatatatatatatatatattcatttatacacacacatatacatatacatatacatatatatgtgtgtgtgtggttgtagtaattttctttttgtcaaacaaaatatcTTCTTATCTTTTTCTTATTCAAAAGGTTGTTTTCTAGAAGAAGTCATTGTTGTCCTTTATACAATCTTTTGCTTCCAAAACCAAACTCTCAAAAGTCCAAGTCAACATCCAAATTCATGAATTTGTAATTTCACACCAAATACACGTTTCTAAAATACCATCACGGGTGACTCAGTGGTTGGGACGAATTCCAACCTCATATTATACATGATACGTTTTAAGTTTGATTATTGACGTTAATAAATCACATAATGATATATAAGGAAAGGCTGAAATATCTTTCTGAATCTTCTCAGcccctaaaaaataaaatgaaaactaaaaaaaagtcccaaaaaaactttaattgtaatgaaaaatgacaaataaaggtatagtgaatagtaccagggaaaggtaaaaatgtggtttttcgttaaaagtgaatagtaccagaagtgttttgttaaaactcccaaaaataaATTGTCGTGACAAAGCCACCAACTATTCTCCAttctaaaaaattgaataaatagacaaaataaaaagaagcgAAAGTGTATGAAATCCAAATGAAGCTCTAAGCGAATAGTATATATTAAAGGACAAAGTAGTTTACAACATCTAATTAACAACCCCCGGTTAATATATCATACGAAATGTTGGTCGTGAAATCAATTGGCATACGACTAATTGGAAtgaaaacaagtttttaagtAGAAAACCAACCatttaattaaaaggaaaactaatgaaaatggcttgaaaactttgagttttaataataatgacaaaataaagggtaaagtgaatagtaccaggattgactttttagtgtaaaaatgtggtttttcgttaaagtgaacagtaccgggtgcttttcgttaaagttcccttaattaaACCTAGCTACTTAAAATTATAGCACTATCTACATTATAAGATTGGCTACTTATAATGTAGAACATATGGAAGAATGCATCCAAGAATAACGCAACTGATAAATATAAGTTCAACATGGTCCACAATCACTGTTATTGATATGTCTCAACTTAATCATCCAGTACTAAGTGTTGAGGTTGATGTGGGGTCACACTGGAAACCAATTCCCACATTGAGAATGGGTCAAGTCATTATACCGAAGCTAATGAAACTTTTCAAGAGCGCGATCATCATTCACAGATTATGGTCGAGGGTCTAGTCATTCAATATCCTTAAACTAGGTGCAATTTTTCGAAAACCCAACTTAAGAAGTTAAACTCGAGCCTAGTAAATGGAGGACTTGCTATGTTACCATGATAAACTTTGTAGCCTATGCGTCCACTACCGACATAAACGACATTATCCCAAGTTAACCACCTATTACTATGTATttggttttatcacaaaaagggTCTTGGTGATATTAGGGGTGAAAACTCCCAAATATTAATTGTGCATTATTTTGTTATGTAACAGATGTGGGTTGGTATTCTCCAACAATAACGAGCAAATCCAACAAGACGATTCAAGCATTGTAGACTCCAATGTCTGATTTGACCCTAGTATATTGTTGTTTGAATATTTGAATCATCAATTGACACTTTAATAAGCATCAAACACCCCCATCAATGGAACATTTTCTTGTTTCTCAAACATAGTCATACCCTCTTTTCTCTACACTAGTGGAACTACCTAAGGAGGACAATAAAAATACAGAAGACCAATTGGGGTTAAAATTGACGAGCAATAATTTTTCCTGTTCATGTTTGTATATttatcatcttttttttttttcaattttcatgagGATTTTGGAAGAGGCCTCCCTTGAATAAATGATCTAAAAAGCTCAAGAACCTCTGTCCACCCTCCCATCTTCACACTATATATTTGGGatctggattgtctgccctcctcatCTCATACCCTTCTCATTCCCTCATATTTATGTGaccacggttaagtcacgtcaacattttatattgattttttatagaaataataagaccaaaagcaatacaacaacaacaacaacaacaacaaagccttttcccactaagtggggtcggctatatgaatcctagaacgtcattgcgctcggttttgtgtcatgtcctccgttagatccaagtactcaagtcttttcttagggtctcttccaaagttttcctaggtcttcctctaccccttcggccctgaacctctgtcccgtagtcacattttcgaaccggagcgtcagtaggccttctttgcacatgtccaaaccaccggaaccgattttctctcatatttccttcaattttggccactcctactttacctcggatatcctcattcccaatcttatcctttatcgtgtgcccatacatcccacgaagcatcctcatctccgctacacccattttgtgtacgtgttgatgcttcaccgcccaacattctgtgccatacaacatcgctggccttattaccgtcctataaaattttcccttgagcttcagtggcctacgacggtcacataacacgccggatgcactcttacacttcatccatccagcttgtattctatggttgagatctccatctaattctccgttctcttgcaagatagatcctaggtagtgaaaacggtcactttttgtgatcttcgctagattgttctggtcattagtgtggataagtatataaatggatagagataggaaagcaaacacaagatgtacgtggttcacccagattggctacgtccacggaatagaggagttctcattaattgtgaagggtttacacaagtacataggttcaagctctcatttagtgagtacaagtgaatgatttagtacaaatgacattaggaaatattgtgggagaatgatctcgtaaccacgaaacttctaagtaccggagtgtggtatcgtcttgacttgccttatctgtctcataggtagatgtggcgtcttctctggaagtactcttcctccatccaggggtggtatctgtaattggtggagatgcacaaggtaatgtatcaatttcacttgaagcttacttgtaatttcaggcttggtcaagcgcgatacaaaccatgtagtaggagtcccccaagtcgccgggctaggggatctgctgaaagaggtgacagacaaggtaagcaatcagagctccagctgattgttcacattctccctatcttgcaggcagcatgaaggataaagagaagaaaaatgagaagagatgatatgggatacttttgcttttgaagaagtaactttccacaggcttattcttgaaccgggctggagggttttctggtttcctccagagtataaggccgactgaagaatttgagggtcaaaacaagtccatcaaatctagagtacgttcgaccctgctgatatgggatacttttgcttttgacagagtagtggatgtatcggcacgtgtgctgttacgcttgtctccacatgcttccttgtatccttctcacttgccctatctgttccttaggcagatgcggtatcttccctggaagcataagatgttgaagatgagtactcgagagcaatgccaggtaagtaatcaagtaaggggttccaggcagtcagttcctggctggaagcttgattccaagtgctgactgattgctctctttctccttgtcttgcaggtaagaacaaggccaaaggaaaagacagggaaaaagcatgatatgggatactcttgcttttaaccctgatgatatgagatattcttgctctagtatagcttgtttacagaggtattatcggggggaaagaaagctgaatatttcgaaaggcttcgttgggagtgccctctcagataagagaaagggttgagcatttttgcaggtctgcctgtccgttaaggatggaggtcgacatatataggagtctccctaacatcaagtaataatgctattcctttaccctgcttggtcatagcacggtagtgggagctgccagcttcacatgttttaactctgtcagagcactttgaaaaagtggtctgtggtatctggaaagctgatgttgcgtgtgaagattacagacaagctttatccaaggagatccagctcttgaagttgggaaagtgatgcctcttcggttttcgaacaagcaatcctgtcggggatctggctctcgagattcggagaacgatgcctcttcaatttttgagaaagcaatcctactgggggtctggctctcgagattcggagagcggtgtctcttcgatttttgagaaagtaatcatgttgggagtctggctctcgagattcggagggcggtgcctcttcgattttagagcaagcaatcttgttgggagtgttttctcgaatgtgagtaaaggttgagcatgtttgctagtctaccttgccacgaagcacagaggttgacacacagggactttccaattatccagcagtggtactgttcctttaccctctcttcgatttttgagaaagtaatcatgttgggagtctagctctcgagattcggagggcggtgcctcttcgattttggagcaagcaatcttgttgggagtgttttctcgaatgtgagtaaaggttaggcatgtttgctagtctaccttgccacgaagcacaaaggttgacacacagggactttccaattatccagcagtggtactgttcctttaccctctcttcgatttttgagaaagtaatcatgttgggagtctggctctcgagattcggagggcggtgcctcttcgattttggagcaagcaatcctgttgggagtgttttctcgaatgtgagtaaaggttgggcatgtttgctagtctaccttgccacgaagcacaaaggttgacacaccgagactttccaattatccagcagtggtactgttcctttacccttgtgggtaataatatggtagctagaccttcaaaatttatgtgtctaaactttgttagtgttgtttctttgcaattcttttacccttcttggtcagagcgatgtagcgggagctgcaagcttcacgtgtctcaactttgtcagagaactttggcaaagttatctgtggtacccatgagttactgtTGCGTATGGGAAGtgagtgattgaacagtacgattcatgtgctttctacttcgccagaaatcttcgacagaatgcccataatttccgcaaagctgagtgtgcgtgtgacaggtgctgacaaggctggaaaagtaggtgcctcttcgatttctgagatcggccctcgtggtctcttagcagctcagcttttgagaaagcaaacctcttcgatttctgagatcggccttcgtggtctttgagcagcccagcttttgagaaagcaaacgcctcttcaatttctgagatcgaccctcgtggtctctgagcagcccagcttttgagaaagcaaacgcctcttcgatttctgaagcttcgtcgaatgcagatttttataggggctgacattaagttccaaagcacacttgaatatccaccagtagaagctccattcttg
Protein-coding sequences here:
- the LOC103442418 gene encoding exocyst complex component EXO70E2-like → MLRGDCKSMNPEMEGECDLIAAAKNIVRALGSKKNLTDGEREILANLGTQLSSMMGLSERDDENKDKKISEVEDRLNWIQERIMSWEADQSMIWDSSPNESLEYMKAVEEARRLIERLERSCLDKNDEEYEVLHRAHDVLQTAMARLEEEFKYMLVQNRQPFEPEHMSFRSSEEDIADGSSIISFGDDSIEDSLQTDSVSRASEEVIIDLVHPDIVPELRGIANLMFNCNYDQECMQAYTIIRKEALDECLSILEIQKLSIEDVLKMDWGSLNSKIRRWVWGMKIFVRVYLASERSLSDQIFGELGAIYLDCFVEASKASMLQLLNFGEAMSIGPHQPEKLFRILDMYEVLADVLPDIDALYADEAGSSVRIECHEVLMKLGESVKATFSKFESAIASNPSTNPVAGGGIHPLTKYVMNYLRILTDYGETLNYLFEDSTDADSISLSPDMSPTSDEENKPTDSPGRIFPMVRHFRSLTSTLEGNLDEKSRLYKDPSLQHVFLMNNLRYMAQKVKGDELRPIFGDGWLRKCNGKVQQQALNYQRSSWSSILNLLKEEGIQNPGTNSISKTLKERLRSFYLVFEEIYKSQTTWFIPDPQLREDVQISASLNVIQAYRTFVGRHSNDVSDKLIKYSADDLQNYLLDLFEGSPKSLQNSSRR